GGCGCATAGAGCCAGCACGATTTGGGTCGCCTGTTTCCTGCTCTTCTGTGATAGAAACTAGGTTGCCCTTACCTTCTCCCCCTGAGTCATCCTTTGCTGTTTGAATTGGAATATCATCTGcacaaaggaaaaagaaaagcatgTAACATTCgaaacatctttttttttattgatgaaCAAAACCAGTGCCTGATTTCATCTTAAACATAGATGCAATCATTCAaggaattttcttttactaaTCCATTTAAGGCATTAGGCACCATTTATTGATAGCACAACAGTGCCAAAAATTCTCGTAGCACtacaaatgaaaatgagtaAGGAAAGCAGAAATGTAATTGCTagcatttttaaaaaacaatgtaACAAAGCCAGTGTCTTCCCtatgttaaaatttcaatagcCAATTTCAGTTACAAAGGAAGATTATATCAATAACTTGATCATTCAAGACTTCTTCATTCTAAAATCAGGCTAATGTTCGTCTACTTGCAGATGCCAATCATCTTGCTATTGTTTAGAACTACAATAGAGTGCAAATCTAAATACATCGACATGCAATTTCGTGGGATTGAAAGCAACCCTAAATCTTTGTATTTGCAGTAATGCGATTCGCATGAGTAGTAATCGGGGGTATTTGTATGTGGCGAATCTAAATTAAAGCCAACCCTTTGCCTGTGTGACGATAGCGGAGTGTAGATGGTGGTGCAGGTGTACAATTGCGTAGATAATTTGAATTGTAGGCATTGATTAGCCAGTAATTTTGCAATGTGGATATTTTGTTGAATGTATTTGATGGTGCGACAGCATCATAGATTAAAATTTGTTGATACCATGTATTTGTCGACAAAGCGGCAGTAGAACAGAGGCTAACCGGTCTACTATTGCCAATATACAAATTGACAGGCTCCCCGAGAACTTCATCCAGTCTCTGTTCTTCCAAAACTCTATAAAGACGAGCACCAGCGCTCATTCTACTCTCGCTAGGAGATACACTTCTGTCTTTAGATTCTTTGCGCAATCTTCTATGCACAGAATCCTGAGTACTCAGAGATTCAGCTTTCTTTAATTGTtcatctttcttcttcttaggAGAAGATTTGCTCGGAGAGCTTTGGTTGCTGTTTATACTTTCTCGCCTGGAACTATCCTTGGATGAGGAGGAATTAGCTCTATTTTGACCAATATCCTCCTCATCTggagaattttgttgagaatGTTTCCAAGGCCATGTCCGATGTCTGCTAGTTGGATTAACAGGCTGCTGTTGTTGGACGCTTACAGTTTGGGGCTCAGTCAATCCAAAAAATTCCTCCTCCAGATCGTCTAATGACACATATGTGCAACGAATGCACATCCGCTTGGTTTACTTATTAATTATGTTCCACAAAGCATTCAACAATCATCACAACTACCGTATCCAATTAAACAACTAACTAGACTAGAATCCAATTTTAATGttccaaaaataaagaaagaaaccaATATCCCACAACAATAAATAACGTATCGATCGACCTTGTTAACTTGTTTATATGCTTCATGCACAAAGTCCCTTtaagacaaatttttaatacctATATTCTGAATTGCGGTAGTTCCAGAATATGTACACAGTTTATACAGAAGAAAATGAGTAAATGGATGAACTAACTGATGGAAGAACGAATATACAGAAAATAGTTATATGGTACAATTTGAAGCAGCGGAGAATTTCGCCCTGTCTATGATCAAGGCGTTATACTACAGTACATACCTATGCAAtttatttgtacaaaaaaatgtatttacagtcaatatgaaaaattttcttacctGGCAACTTCTTTGTACGAAATGATGCATTGGTAATCATTGACTTGGACACTGTAACGGTAGCTGTTGCTGGGGATAGTGCAACACTGATGCCCATAGGCCCATCACCAGGTTGccctgaatttgaaaaaaaaagtgagacaTTTTAGTTACATGTTAGATTCTTCTGGAACATACATAATGctgttaatttttaatattattgcaTGCGGATAAATTACTTGATCTTACCCGACGAGCCAGAGCTGCTGGAATTGCGAATTGCATTGGTCACCAACATGACGTCTGGGTATGCCTCAAAACATGCTCTGTTGTGAATGTCCTCAAGTGCTTGGCTTCCGACGTACCAACAGTCGTTGTACCTGAAATGACTCACTAATCAGAATGATAAAACAAGCAGCAAATATAAAGGTGTACACTCCGAACTTGATCAAATGTCAAAACTATATACAGTACATTTACATGGACTCTATTGCTCTCTAGTTCGTTGCAAATAATGTGCCATTTAGCTGGACTTCATTGCTTACGTACATGGCAAAGTATACAGCATGGAGAAACTCAAGGAGAAACTGAGCTGATACAGGTATGCGAGGCAGAAGCCTCGGAACAAAGCTTGAATCGCTTCCATATGATGATCTTTGATGGTGTCCTGGTTTTGTGAATCCTTGTGTCACAAGTCTGGAATGTAATTATGAAGGTGGTTATTTAAACGAGACTGCAATAggtattttaaattgaaaaatagcaATCATACACAATCGGTTGTATCGAGCAAATTTGCAGAAGGattgaatatataataattgaaattgcttGTAGAATATGGGTACACGATTCACTTTACGTAACAGTATAATTTTACTATCAACTGACTTGGTAGCAACTTTTCCCAGCTGTTCAAGAGCTGATTTATCAAGACGACTGAGTTGTTGATTGTAGACAAAAAGCAGAGCGGTCATAACTTTCAATCTATTCTGAGCATTGAGGGCTTCGACTTGTGGCAATGGTCCCCAGCTGACAAGTTTAGTATTGCATTCTTCCAAACGACGCAATGCACTTTCGGTCAGCGAAGCTGGAGCCAAGCTCATTGgctacagaaaaaaaaatatatatcatcGGAATTCTGCATTTGTTAAACACAAATTGTTAGAAAATGTTCTAATAGATGCGAACGCGATCATTCAAACGTAAAATTGTCAGGATATCCATCAGATACCATAAACCAAAGAAAGCTAAACAGTGATTAAATGAGTTGCAATAAAAATGAGTGAACAGAATTCCGTTTTGTATTCATATCTGACCTCATGGTAGATTGAAGGCATAGCAAGTGATGGTAGTCTGAAAGAAACAGCTTTGGGCTGTCCAGACTCGTCGACCACTTCCAAGTTGTAAAGACCAATCAACAGCGTCTCTACAGTGCGGCAACTCTGGTAAAAGATACAAGGCCATACGTAATAAGGAGCTAGATGATGTATTACAGGTAATACATATACAATTAAAATCTGAACATACTATTTGCTGTGGATGAAAAACGAGATCATCTTTTTTATAAACAGAAAGAATGACACTTGATACTGTGTTACGTAAGGCTAATTGATACTTCCTTTAAAGTTGCGAAACATGCGGTTAGTCATAATCATAATTAGAAGGCACATTGTATATATGAACTAGAAATACACACGTTTCTTCATGTAATTTTGTAACTGCAATCTATAGACAAGCTACGAAAAATCTAAAAGTAAtgtttacattatttttgaaaagattATCAATATTTTAGTCCCATTCAATTCACGTTACCTTTTTATCACCATGAGCAACagaatttaaataaatgtatatcAGCGTCGGTAGAAACTGCAGTGTAAATCTTTGCAGTTCAATCTCTCTGGATCGATAAAAGCCATATAGTTGATTGCAGACCGTATCGACGagctaaaaaatttaataacaagTATCATATATATAGATTTGCAAAAAACACTGTTCCCTACCATAAACTGAAAATAAGTTTCTCATGATGTTATACCTGGCTGTATTTGCTGCGCTCATCGAGTACGGCATAGAGAGCTCGCACTATCTCATTGTCTTGCGATAGAGTATTTGCAAATGTGTGTAACTCGGTAGGGGAAAGATCGGCACAATCTGCGAGCCATTCGTTGATCAAACTTTCTGTCATTCTCTTTAATATATTTCTTTATCAGTGATTAGTATTGTTGTGTATTTCTTGGAATTTATTTACTAATAATGCATAAAAGTACAGGATAGTTGTGtgaaagaagttttttttttctcttctccctTTGAAGATAATTTATCTTGGGTGGGTGGATGAAATGATTGGAATTAATTACTGATTTCGAATTAAGTAACTTTTTTAATatcaacaacttttttttttcttttacttattCATTTCTATCACTCGAGGTATCACAGAAAATTTACACGCAAAATTTGATAACaagtgtataatattatttctgtATACGCATAAGTTAAAATTACTGGCTTTGATGTAAAGAGAATCGCATTTACCACCTCCAGCGgtaaatttcagtatgtaTATAGAATAATAAAACCAACAGGGTTTTTAAAATCTTTacactttttatttcaatgtcACATATTACTCTAATCGCGTTTGCTACTGTAATAATTACACATTACGTCTCATGACATCCTCAACAGCTCCTCATCGATGAGGCATGAATCGAATCATACGTTCACTACGGTCCACGATGTAGTTGAACCAACCAGAGAGAAACCttgatatgtatgtatgttacTTCTCATCAGGACGAAGATCGGACACGGGATTGGACAAGAAATTCTAGAAGACCGCATTCTGCGCAACAAATAAAGGGTGCGTTTCTATATatactctagtctccatgaTTAGCTCTCTCAGTGCTgacaacaaatttttttatctcttttgcacTCTCGAGTTCGTGAATAGCTCTGCCTCTGTCTTAGGGAGTTTTTAGCGCTGCCAGCTACATCGAAACCTACCAGAAATTCGGCACTAGTATGCATGGATGACCATCTCCTGCCATGGAGacggtttgaaatttaatgGGAAAATTTGTAGTTTTGTATTTATGAAAAGTAGTTGAGGGTTAAGTTTTTGCGTTATAGCGTAAcaatttgttaaatatttacTTGTTTCCAATCCATTTGTTTCAACTATTTTTTGCTGTTGTATAAATTCGGAGTTAGCTGTATATAAGGTTTTCGCTGTAACAGTTTTTGATCGTTGATTTATCGGGAAACTTGCTAACCTCGAAAATGTCCGGCAAAGGCGCGAAAAAGGCACCGAAGAAGAAGGGTGCTAATGGTTACAAATTACCCGATCCTATCCCTAATGGAGAAATTTTAACAGACGTGGCTAAAAAACGATGGATAATCGGCCCTTCTATCGGTGTCGGTGGTTTCGGGGAAATTTACTCAGGTATCTATTGCTAATACGCAAAATCGAGTTCGTTAACTTTCACGTTTTCCATTTTACGGTAGAAAATAATGGTATTATATAAACgggtaatttttattacagctGCATCGTACACCGATGGAAAATCTAAGACTTACCCATACGTTATCAAGATAGTAAGTGCTTCTAATTATCAACTGATACTTTTTGATGCTCGTACCGTCCTAATGTATGCACCTCTTTGTAGGAACCTCATGAGAATGGACCCCTGTTTGTTGAGATGCATTTTTACATGCGTAATGCTAAGCCAACCGACAGTATGTATTTGATCAAATCATGTCACTTATTTAAATATTGCCAATGTCTATCAATTCGTAATTATCAATATGTAACTTTAGTAAATAATACAATTTGAGAAATCAAGGTGTCGACTAACTCTAGTTATCAAAGAACTCCCAGCCACTTTTCATAGAAACTAATACAAAATTCTATGTTATTATTAATCTTGTTTGATGTTGAGGATTCTAAAGATTTGTATTTGCTATTAATCTGGTgtgaagtaaaaatatttgatgacAGTATAATCATGTAAAATATTGCATTGaactgtaataatttattgtaaaaatatttagttaGAGAAATCTTTTGCGATGCTCAAACTGATACCCTTGAGAAAACTATTGAGCAATACTCACAAGTTCAAACTTTACTTGTGTGCCTTAGTCGAATCATGGAAGAGAGAACGAAAACTTCCATTCCTTGGCATGCCAAGCTACATTGGTTCTGGTAGTCACGAATGTCATAACACAAAGTACAGATTTGTGGTAATGGAACGATTCGGAAAAAACTTATGGGACATctttttggaaaataatcgTATATTTCCAGAACACAGAGTATATAATATTGCTTTGCAAAtcgtaagaaaattttctcatattaTTTCTATTAGTAAAGTAGTGTTCTCTGcgataattttctttgaaaattcttatctatcaattattttccctTAAACCTACACTCTCATTCACAAATTGGATTTCGTACATTCTTTCAGATTGATGTCTTGGAATATATGCACAACAAATCTTATGTGCATGCTGACATAAAGGGTGCAAATTTGTTGCAAAGTCTAAAGTCTACAGACCACAATTATCTAGTAGATTTTGGGTTGGCATCACACTACACAAATAAGACTGAGTATAAGCCTGATCCTAAGAAAACTCATAATGGTACAATTGAGTACACAAGCAGAGATATGCACATGGGAAGTAAGTGAAATATAGTAGACTGTGCATCAGGGAGGCAAAGTGGATTTTCTTACGTTTAGTGTAAGTTTGCACTACAATTTGAAGGCAAGCACATGCGCAAACTGAAAACGAATATTACAAATATGTGAAGCGTAAAGAGATTGCCTCCATGGTGCACACCATACTTTTCGTACCAAAAGTACGGtttgcaatttcttttttaagtGCCGcatcaaaaaaaaacagcgCTTTTCAGTATTGGGATGTAAAAGTATTCTTTCTTGTATTGTTCAGAGTCTTTGTATTTCATAAAAACTTCTACTTCAAGTATGGACCGCAGGCAAACAAAATTGTGTAAACCATACTTGCAATATATGAAATATTgctgatattatttttatctttcacaaatggaaattcatttcattgtgtcaattttttttttccttttttgatTTCTAGTTCCAACGATGCGgggtgattttgaaattttaggATATAACATGATACAATGGCTGTGCGGTTCACTAccttgggaaaaaaatttaacagagCCATTGAATGTTCagaaacaaaaggaaaaagcTTTCGAAGACATTCcacagtttttaaaaaaatgcttcTCCAATACTGTACCCGAATCTATTTTCAAGTTCATGAAACTGATCAATGTTACTAAATTCAATGAGTCGCCAAACTATGCCAAATTCAAAGATATCCTTATTAGAGGACTAAAAGATATTGGTCACAAACCAGGTGAAAGATTAGGATTTTCTGCCAGTAGTACTGTTTCGAAACTTTTGGTAACAcctggaaaaattaaaaaaccagCGACTGAAGTTTTGAGGAAGAGTCCTCGTATGCAAAAGACAAGAAGTCCAAGTCCTGTATCAAACGCACTTAATGACAGTGATCTTGGTTCGCTGATAATTTCTAGtaggaaaggaaaaagagTTCAAGATAAGcgaagaatattgaaaaacattgaGGTCACAGATGATTCGGACacggaaattgaaataaaaatcaagagaaagaagaaaaacaaaaaagatgaGAATTCAGAGGTGGTTAATAAAGATATTGGCCAGAAACCATTGAaacgaataacaaaaaaatcacAGAAGCAATATGACCCTGATGAAACGGTATCTGATGATGAAACACAGGTATTACATATTGAAGTTATGCTTgtattaatttcttttgttgCCTCCTTTATgggtattcaaatttttgacacTGCAGTGGTCCGATCATTTAAAGGTTAATAATTTTAGATACAGGGAACTAAATCGCGACCAAAAGTGATAACAAAGCCAAAGAAGAAACTCATTGAATCAGAAGAATCGCTAGTCGAAAACAACAGTGATGAGGACATGTTTGGCGACGATGACGAGGACGTATGTAAGACATCGTCCAAAAAGCCTGCAAAATCGTGGAGAGATGCTCCGACAGTGAAAAGTAGTAACACCATCAAACCGGGGGAGTATAAAAGTGTAAATAAGAGTAAAACACCAAGGAACAGGAGAGGTAACTTGTGTTCCTAATAAATTTCACCACATCGTACTAATTccaatgaatattttcattttaaagttTCCGCCCTTTAGACGTTATCAGttaatatatacattatttcacTATCAGCAACTACCCTATGTTACTATTCCTGTATTGATAATGATTGtgattaaatattttgaatcatttttgttATA
This is a stretch of genomic DNA from Neodiprion fabricii isolate iyNeoFabr1 chromosome 2, iyNeoFabr1.1, whole genome shotgun sequence. It encodes these proteins:
- the LOC124175464 gene encoding serine/threonine-protein kinase VRK1-like isoform X2, translated to MSGKGAKKAPKKKGANGYKLPDPIPNGEILTDVAKKRWIIGPSIGVGGFGEIYSAASYTDGKSKTYPYVIKIEPHENGPLFVEMHFYMRNAKPTDIESWKRERKLPFLGMPSYIGSGSHECHNTKYRFVVMERFGKNLWDIFLENNRIFPEHRVYNIALQIIDVLEYMHNKSYVHADIKGANLLQSLKSTDHNYLVDFGLASHYTNKTEYKPDPKKTHNGTIEYTSRDMHMGIPTMRGDFEILGYNMIQWLCGSLPWEKNLTEPLNVQKQKEKAFEDIPQFLKKCFSNTVPESIFKFMKLINVTKFNESPNYAKFKDILIRGLKDIGHKPGERLGFSASSTVSKLLVTPGKIKKPATEVLRKSPRMQKTRSPSPVSNALNDSDLGSLIISSRKGKRVQDKRRILKNIEVTDDSDTEIEIKIKRKKKNKKDENSEVVNKDIGQKPLKRITKKSQKQYDPDETVSDDETQVNNFRYRELNRDQK
- the LOC124175464 gene encoding serine/threonine-protein kinase VRK1-like isoform X1 encodes the protein MSGKGAKKAPKKKGANGYKLPDPIPNGEILTDVAKKRWIIGPSIGVGGFGEIYSAASYTDGKSKTYPYVIKIEPHENGPLFVEMHFYMRNAKPTDIESWKRERKLPFLGMPSYIGSGSHECHNTKYRFVVMERFGKNLWDIFLENNRIFPEHRVYNIALQIIDVLEYMHNKSYVHADIKGANLLQSLKSTDHNYLVDFGLASHYTNKTEYKPDPKKTHNGTIEYTSRDMHMGIPTMRGDFEILGYNMIQWLCGSLPWEKNLTEPLNVQKQKEKAFEDIPQFLKKCFSNTVPESIFKFMKLINVTKFNESPNYAKFKDILIRGLKDIGHKPGERLGFSASSTVSKLLVTPGKIKKPATEVLRKSPRMQKTRSPSPVSNALNDSDLGSLIISSRKGKRVQDKRRILKNIEVTDDSDTEIEIKIKRKKKNKKDENSEVVNKDIGQKPLKRITKKSQKQYDPDETVSDDETQIQGTKSRPKVITKPKKKLIESEESLVENNSDEDMFGDDDEDVCKTSSKKPAKSWRDAPTVKSSNTIKPGEYKSVNKSKTPRNRRGNLCS
- the LOC124175465 gene encoding hyccin isoform X2, producing MYCADLSPTELHTFANTLSQDNEIVRALYAVLDERSKYSQLVDTVCNQLYGFYRSREIELQRFTLQFLPTLIYIYLNSVAHGDKKSCRTVETLLIGLYNLEVVDESGQPKAVSFRLPSLAMPSIYHEPMSLAPASLTESALRRLEECNTKLVSWGPLPQVEALNAQNRLKVMTALLFVYNQQLSRLDKSALEQLGKVATKLVTQGFTKPGHHQRSSYGSDSSFVPRLLPRIPVSAQFLLEFLHAVYFAMYNDCWYVGSQALEDIHNRACFEAYPDVMLVTNAIRNSSSSGSSGQPGDGPMGISVALSPATATVTVSKSMITNASFRTKKLPDDIPIQTAKDDSGGEGKGNLVSITEEQETGDPNRAGSMRQAKDSKATSKIPNFPGLGKKPKDKDGKSAKNGYVTNIDKDKKIGSSQMSSKENIKGSRSMLNNDSQEVEGSVNGISTRKKNSDTNPSASDSSMALIENERLVKVPDVTEDINSETPLTLRNLSESESLNNSVQVSSV
- the LOC124175465 gene encoding hyccin isoform X3 translates to MTESLINEWLADCADLSPTELHTFANTLSQDNEIVRALYAVLDERSKYSQLVDTVCNQLYGFYRSREIELQRFTLQFLPTLIYIYLNSVAHGDKKSCRTVETLLIGLYNLEVVDESGQPKAVSFRLPSLAMPSIYHEPMSLAPASLTESALRRLEECNTKLVSWGPLPQVEALNAQNRLKVMTALLFVYNQQLSRLDKSALEQLGKVATKLVTQGFTKPGHHQRSSYGSDSSFVPRLLPRIPVSAQFLLEFLHAVYFAMYNDCWYVGSQALEDIHNRACFEAYPDVMLVTNAIRNSSSSGSSGQPGDGPMGISVALSPATATVTVSKSMITNASFRTKKLPDDLEEEFFGLTEPQTVSVQQQQPVNPTSRHRTWPWKHSQQNSPDEEDIGQNRANSSSSKDSSRRESINSNQSSPSKSSPKKKKDEQLKKAESLSTQDSVHRRLRKESKDRSVSPSESRMSAGARLYRVLEEQRLDEVLGEPVNLYIGNSRPVSLCSTAALSTNT
- the LOC124175465 gene encoding hyccin isoform X1, with product MTESLINEWLADCADLSPTELHTFANTLSQDNEIVRALYAVLDERSKYSQLVDTVCNQLYGFYRSREIELQRFTLQFLPTLIYIYLNSVAHGDKKSCRTVETLLIGLYNLEVVDESGQPKAVSFRLPSLAMPSIYHEPMSLAPASLTESALRRLEECNTKLVSWGPLPQVEALNAQNRLKVMTALLFVYNQQLSRLDKSALEQLGKVATKLVTQGFTKPGHHQRSSYGSDSSFVPRLLPRIPVSAQFLLEFLHAVYFAMYNDCWYVGSQALEDIHNRACFEAYPDVMLVTNAIRNSSSSGSSGQPGDGPMGISVALSPATATVTVSKSMITNASFRTKKLPDDIPIQTAKDDSGGEGKGNLVSITEEQETGDPNRAGSMRQAKDSKATSKIPNFPGLGKKPKDKDGKSAKNGYVTNIDKDKKIGSSQMSSKENIKGSRSMLNNDSQEVEGSVNGISTRKKNSDTNPSASDSSMALIENERLVKVPDVTEDINSETPLTLRNLSESESLNNSVQVSSV